A region from the Mucilaginibacter sp. CSA2-8R genome encodes:
- a CDS encoding universal stress protein has protein sequence MKTLLLPVDFSNTCLNTIKYVASLSKDLQISRIILLKSYYVSMYAQLLPSVDFVQLSADDILAERQRQEERLQTLSIQMLSECNPAVKVELASSEEPLLRAIQEVVAQYQPDLLVLSAKNEKVDEDNPVGDRVVAVAKTSTVPVLVIPPQAHYQPLKQVLVPCDFNAVARLSVLSKLQSLNFSSHPELIILSVKKSGNPEAAKAEHMKLLKHQLQNNSYRLEYISQPDIVEGVVKFADENDVQLIVALPGKHSFFYNLTHQSISQAIATNAHQPVLILK, from the coding sequence ATGAAAACTTTACTGCTTCCTGTAGATTTTTCAAACACCTGTTTGAATACAATAAAGTATGTAGCCTCCCTTAGCAAAGATTTGCAGATTAGCCGCATCATTTTGCTAAAAAGCTACTATGTATCTATGTATGCCCAGTTGCTGCCTTCGGTAGATTTTGTGCAGCTTAGCGCAGATGATATTTTGGCTGAGCGACAGCGGCAGGAAGAGCGGTTACAAACCTTAAGCATTCAGATGCTGAGCGAGTGCAACCCCGCAGTAAAAGTAGAATTAGCCAGCAGTGAAGAGCCTCTGCTAAGAGCCATACAAGAAGTGGTTGCGCAATATCAGCCCGATTTGTTGGTGTTAAGCGCCAAAAACGAAAAGGTTGACGAGGATAACCCCGTTGGCGACCGTGTGGTAGCCGTAGCTAAAACCAGCACCGTACCAGTACTGGTAATTCCGCCGCAGGCACATTATCAGCCGCTAAAGCAAGTATTAGTACCTTGCGATTTTAACGCCGTTGCTAGGTTAAGTGTATTAAGTAAACTGCAAAGTCTCAACTTCAGTTCCCATCCCGAACTGATTATTCTTAGCGTTAAAAAATCAGGAAATCCCGAAGCTGCCAAAGCTGAACATATGAAGCTGCTAAAGCACCAGCTTCAAAATAACAGCTACCGCCTAGAATATATCAGCCAGCCCGATATTGTTGAGGGGGTGGTTAAATTTGCCGATGAGAACGATGTGCAATTAATTGTGGCGCTGCCGGGCAAGCATAGCTTTTTTTATAACCTTACGCATCAAAGTATTTCGCAGGCCATTGCCACCAATGCACATCAGCCTGTTTTAATACTGAAATAG
- a CDS encoding cytidine deaminase, whose amino-acid sequence MINHEIKIAFEEFSAVDELNNNDRTLCLEAVKALKGSHSPYSNFSVGAALRLKSGRIIYGSNQENAAYPSGLCAERVALFNWGANYSDDPIEAIAVTAHTDKFIIEKPITPCGSCLQVMAEYEKKQAQSIRIMLYCQNGTVWITTGVESFLPFMFFEDRLVSLPV is encoded by the coding sequence ATGATTAACCACGAAATTAAGATAGCATTTGAAGAGTTTAGTGCTGTTGATGAACTAAACAATAATGACCGCACCTTATGCCTCGAAGCCGTAAAGGCACTCAAAGGATCACATTCACCATATTCAAATTTTAGCGTAGGCGCTGCGCTGCGCTTAAAAAGCGGCCGTATAATTTATGGTAGCAACCAGGAGAATGCAGCTTATCCGTCGGGCTTATGTGCCGAGCGGGTTGCGCTGTTTAATTGGGGTGCTAACTATAGTGATGACCCGATTGAAGCTATTGCGGTTACAGCACACACTGATAAGTTTATTATCGAAAAGCCTATCACACCTTGCGGCTCTTGCCTGCAGGTAATGGCCGAATATGAAAAGAAACAAGCACAATCTATCCGTATTATGCTGTACTGTCAAAATGGGACAGTATGGATAACCACTGGTGTAGAAAGCTTTTTACCATTTATGTTTTTTGAAGACAGGCTGGTATCCTTGCCTGTTTAA
- a CDS encoding MarR family transcriptional regulator has protein sequence MTTKSKADLALDLGRSMAELRNILRQHIQIKIREHGINITFEMLEVMSALWKKDGVNQQELADLTLRDKSSMTYLIDNLTKRQMVKRVEDDTDRRNKLIYITPEGMALKEQLMPWVSEVYERATQSISAAELQSSIALLHTMIESIND, from the coding sequence ATGACAACAAAATCAAAAGCAGATTTAGCGCTCGATCTCGGCAGGTCTATGGCCGAACTGCGAAACATCCTGCGGCAGCATATTCAAATCAAAATCAGGGAACATGGCATTAATATTACTTTCGAGATGCTGGAAGTTATGTCGGCCTTGTGGAAAAAAGATGGTGTTAACCAGCAGGAACTGGCCGACCTTACCCTCAGAGACAAATCGAGCATGACCTACCTGATTGATAACCTGACCAAACGGCAAATGGTGAAAAGAGTGGAAGATGATACGGACAGGCGTAACAAACTGATTTATATAACCCCTGAGGGTATGGCTTTAAAAGAGCAGCTAATGCCCTGGGTATCTGAGGTATATGAAAGGGCTACCCAAAGCATCAGTGCTGCCGAGTTGCAAAGTAGTATTGCTTTACTCCATACTATGATTGAAAGTATTAACGACTAA
- a CDS encoding helix-turn-helix domain-containing protein, translating to MKSTYLANQVKILRSEKGYSQEYLAEQTKLSLRTIQRIEGGQTEPHGDTLQRLAICLGVDVTDLLEQQTKLPDALPENKSYLILLHLSALSFLFFPLLGVVIPLVLWMLKRDQISGMAKIGKKVLNFQITWLIMIALYYGYIFCTFLNIRVPFLSSLGFNVEVSLLLIIALYLYNIILVVINAILEFNNKRLFTYRHLGFYVNGIVYGISYLNFFFDNSLPRNKYPGPAKRHPGKPV from the coding sequence ATGAAAAGCACTTACCTTGCTAATCAGGTCAAAATATTACGTTCCGAAAAAGGGTATTCACAAGAATATCTGGCCGAACAAACAAAGCTTAGTTTACGAACTATTCAACGGATTGAAGGCGGACAAACTGAACCGCATGGCGACACACTCCAACGGTTGGCCATCTGTTTAGGTGTTGATGTAACAGATTTGCTTGAGCAGCAGACAAAACTGCCAGATGCATTACCCGAAAATAAATCATATCTTATATTGCTGCATTTATCTGCATTAAGCTTCCTGTTCTTCCCATTATTAGGTGTAGTAATTCCGCTTGTTTTGTGGATGCTTAAGCGTGATCAAATTAGCGGTATGGCTAAAATAGGCAAAAAGGTATTGAATTTTCAAATCACATGGCTCATCATGATCGCGTTGTATTACGGATACATTTTTTGCACTTTTTTAAATATAAGAGTACCGTTTCTTTCATCATTAGGTTTTAACGTAGAAGTCTCTTTACTACTAATAATCGCTCTTTATCTCTATAATATTATTTTGGTAGTGATCAATGCAATTTTAGAGTTTAATAACAAGCGCCTCTTTACATACCGGCATTTAGGCTTTTACGTTAACGGAATAGTTTATGGCATCAGTTACCTAAACTTCTTTTTTGATAACTCGTTGCCCCGTAATAAATACCCAGGCCCAGCAAAAAGACACCCAGGCAAACCAGTGTAG
- a CDS encoding YdeI/OmpD-associated family protein, with protein sequence MVTFTAIILKLGQQGEKTGWVYIDIPADLAGQLKPGYKKSFRVRGTLDNLKIAGIAVMPMGGGNFILPLKADIRKGIRKGEGAMLQVSLEEDVDFKLEVPDDVNDCLADDPEAFAYFNSLPESHRRYFVNWINSAKTMPTRVKRIAQTCHAMANHLDYAQMIRLGRSKEML encoded by the coding sequence ATGGTAACCTTTACAGCAATAATTTTAAAGTTAGGGCAGCAGGGCGAAAAAACAGGTTGGGTTTATATTGATATTCCCGCTGATTTGGCCGGCCAGCTAAAACCCGGTTACAAAAAATCGTTTAGGGTAAGAGGTACTTTAGATAATTTAAAGATTGCCGGTATAGCCGTAATGCCTATGGGCGGCGGCAACTTCATCCTGCCATTAAAAGCCGACATCCGTAAGGGTATTCGCAAAGGCGAGGGTGCCATGCTGCAAGTGAGCCTTGAGGAAGATGTTGATTTTAAACTGGAAGTGCCGGATGATGTGAATGATTGCCTGGCCGATGACCCGGAAGCATTCGCTTACTTTAACAGTTTGCCCGAGTCGCATCGGCGTTATTTTGTTAATTGGATAAACAGCGCCAAAACAATGCCTACCCGGGTTAAGCGTATTGCGCAAACCTGCCATGCCATGGCTAACCATTTAGATTACGCGCAAATGATTAGATTAGGGCGGAGTAAAGAAATGCTGTAA
- a CDS encoding DNA topoisomerase IV subunit B, producing MAEVNYSEDSIRSLDWKEHIRLRPGMYIGKLGDGSAYDDGIYVLLKEIIDNSIDEFVMGAGRTIDVTMSDHKVNVRDYGRGIPLGKVIDCVSKINTGGKYDSKAFQKSVGLNGVGTKAVNALSTSFTVQSYRDGRTKIAEFTKGELLRDEAEKETSQRNGTAINFFPDETIFRNYRFIPEFVQNMIWNYVFLNAGLTINFNGQKFFSQNGLRDLLERNTDAEALRYPIIHLRGEDIEIAMTHGQQYGEEYYSFVNGQHTTQGGTHQAAFREAVVKTVREFYKKEFDASDVRSSIVAAIAIKVQEPVFESQTKTKLGSQNVGPDGPTVRGFINDFVKNELDNYLHKNPAAADALLKRILQSERERKDIAGIKKLANERAKKASLHNRKLRDCKVHFDDTHERKQDTTLFITEGDSASGSITKSRDVATQAVFSLKGKPLNCFGLTKKVVYENEEFNLLQHALNIEDGIDGLRYNNIVIATDADVDGMHIRLLIMTFFLQFFPDVVKAGHVSILQTPLFRVRNKKETIYCYSDEERRNAIAKLGNKPEITRFKGLGEISPDEFGLFIGKDMRLDPVILKDANIKGLLEYFMGKNTPTRQQHIVQNLRVEKDDETVNPLLAEPEALVA from the coding sequence ATGGCAGAAGTTAATTATAGTGAAGATAGTATCCGCTCGCTCGATTGGAAAGAACACATCCGATTGCGTCCGGGTATGTACATCGGTAAGCTGGGCGATGGTTCTGCTTACGATGATGGTATATATGTGCTGTTAAAAGAAATCATTGATAACTCTATTGATGAGTTTGTGATGGGTGCCGGTCGTACCATCGACGTAACTATGAGCGACCATAAAGTAAATGTTCGCGATTATGGGCGTGGTATTCCGTTAGGTAAAGTGATTGATTGTGTGTCAAAGATTAATACCGGCGGTAAGTACGACAGCAAGGCTTTCCAAAAATCAGTAGGTTTAAACGGGGTGGGTACCAAAGCCGTAAACGCTTTGTCTACATCGTTTACCGTGCAATCTTACCGCGACGGGCGTACCAAGATAGCCGAATTTACCAAAGGCGAACTGCTGCGTGATGAAGCTGAGAAAGAAACCAGCCAGCGCAATGGCACGGCCATCAACTTTTTTCCGGATGAAACCATTTTTCGCAACTACCGCTTCATCCCGGAGTTTGTGCAGAACATGATTTGGAACTACGTGTTCCTGAATGCCGGTTTAACTATCAACTTTAACGGGCAAAAATTCTTTTCGCAAAATGGCCTGCGCGATTTGTTAGAGCGCAACACCGATGCCGAAGCTTTACGTTATCCCATTATTCACCTGAGAGGTGAGGATATTGAAATAGCTATGACGCACGGCCAGCAATACGGCGAGGAGTACTACTCGTTCGTCAATGGTCAGCATACTACGCAGGGTGGTACGCATCAAGCCGCTTTCAGAGAGGCGGTGGTTAAAACTGTACGTGAGTTTTATAAAAAAGAGTTTGATGCTTCAGACGTTCGCTCGTCTATTGTGGCTGCTATTGCCATCAAAGTGCAGGAACCAGTCTTTGAGTCGCAAACCAAAACCAAGTTAGGTTCACAAAACGTTGGGCCTGATGGGCCAACTGTTCGTGGCTTCATCAATGATTTTGTAAAGAACGAACTGGATAATTACCTGCATAAAAATCCGGCAGCTGCTGATGCCCTGCTCAAGCGCATACTGCAGTCAGAGCGTGAGCGTAAGGATATTGCAGGGATCAAAAAGCTGGCTAACGAGCGTGCTAAAAAAGCATCGTTGCACAACCGTAAATTACGCGACTGTAAGGTGCACTTTGACGATACCCATGAGCGTAAGCAAGATACCACCTTGTTTATCACCGAAGGTGACTCGGCCAGCGGGTCGATCACTAAATCGCGTGATGTAGCTACTCAGGCAGTATTTAGCTTAAAGGGTAAACCTTTAAACTGCTTTGGCCTGACTAAAAAAGTGGTTTACGAAAACGAAGAGTTTAACCTGTTGCAACATGCCCTGAATATTGAGGATGGGATTGATGGTCTGCGTTACAATAACATTGTAATTGCTACTGATGCCGACGTAGACGGTATGCACATCCGTTTACTCATCATGACTTTCTTTTTGCAGTTTTTTCCGGATGTGGTAAAAGCCGGTCATGTATCTATTCTGCAAACGCCTTTATTCAGGGTGCGTAATAAAAAAGAAACTATTTACTGTTACAGCGACGAAGAACGCCGCAATGCAATTGCCAAATTAGGCAACAAGCCCGAGATAACCCGCTTTAAAGGTTTGGGTGAGATTTCTCCGGACGAGTTCGGTTTGTTTATTGGCAAGGATATGCGCCTTGACCCGGTGATTTTAAAAGACGCCAACATCAAGGGATTGCTGGAGTATTTTATGGGTAAAAACACGCCTACCCGTCAGCAGCATATTGTGCAAAACTTACGCGTAGAAAAAGACGACGAAACGGTTAATCCTCTGCTGGCTGAGCCAGAAGCTTTAGTAGCTTAG
- a CDS encoding DHA2 family efflux MFS transporter permease subunit: MATTITQPANSLVEYGARRIIITITAVFCALLEIIDTTIVNVALNDMRGNLGATLNEISWVITAYSLANVIIVPMTSWLSQQFGRRNYFAASVVIFTVCSFLCGNATNIWELVIFRFLQGIGGGALLVTSQTIITESWPTEKRAMAQAIYTLGVIVGPTLGPPLGGYIVDNYSWPFIFYINIPVGIIAAILTLQYVRSPKYDEKRPVTQVDWWGIGLLTVGISSLQYVLEKGQEEDWYSSEVITILTITAVLGILLFIWRELQYKYPIVELRVLKDNNLRIGVLLSFIMGFGLFGSTFVIPLYTQSLLGWTAQQSGMLQLPSTLFVAFMMPVVAQLIQRGVPQKYLIAMGMVVFFVYSYMSYKIITPYTSSGDFFWPLIIRGFGLGLLSVPVSTMSLSTLKGKEIGQGAAFSGMMRQLGGSFGVALISTFVSRQTQVHRSNLVSHLDVNSLNVQQRVMQMASGFKRAGTDSLTARHMAYAALDGSVSKQATLLSYMDVFLWVGVMFLVCVPIVLIFVKTAKSKVSLADAAH, encoded by the coding sequence ATGGCAACAACAATAACGCAACCGGCTAATTCACTGGTTGAGTATGGGGCCCGGCGAATCATCATAACCATTACCGCCGTATTTTGCGCCCTGCTCGAAATTATTGATACCACCATCGTAAACGTTGCACTCAATGATATGCGTGGTAATTTAGGAGCCACGCTTAACGAGATCAGCTGGGTAATAACCGCTTACTCTTTGGCCAACGTAATTATAGTGCCTATGACCAGCTGGCTCTCGCAGCAGTTTGGCAGACGCAATTATTTTGCTGCATCTGTTGTCATATTTACTGTATGCTCTTTTTTGTGCGGTAACGCTACCAACATCTGGGAACTGGTAATATTTCGGTTTTTGCAAGGCATAGGTGGCGGCGCATTACTGGTAACCTCGCAAACCATCATTACCGAAAGCTGGCCTACCGAAAAACGGGCAATGGCCCAGGCTATTTATACCTTAGGCGTAATTGTAGGGCCAACTTTGGGTCCGCCGTTAGGTGGTTATATTGTTGATAATTATTCGTGGCCTTTTATTTTTTATATCAACATCCCAGTGGGTATTATTGCCGCCATCCTTACCTTACAATACGTACGCAGCCCTAAATATGACGAAAAACGTCCGGTTACCCAGGTAGACTGGTGGGGCATTGGCCTGCTCACTGTAGGTATATCTTCATTACAATACGTGCTCGAAAAAGGGCAGGAAGAAGACTGGTACAGCAGCGAGGTTATCACCATATTAACTATTACCGCCGTGTTAGGTATACTGCTGTTTATTTGGCGCGAGTTGCAGTACAAGTATCCCATTGTTGAACTCCGGGTACTCAAGGATAACAACCTGCGTATTGGTGTGCTGCTATCGTTCATCATGGGTTTTGGTTTGTTTGGCTCTACCTTCGTTATCCCGTTGTACACCCAATCCTTGTTAGGGTGGACGGCGCAGCAATCGGGTATGCTCCAGCTGCCAAGCACTCTGTTTGTAGCCTTTATGATGCCGGTAGTGGCGCAGCTGATACAGCGCGGCGTGCCGCAAAAGTATCTGATTGCCATGGGTATGGTTGTGTTTTTCGTGTATAGCTATATGTCATACAAAATTATTACGCCGTATACCAGCAGCGGCGACTTTTTTTGGCCGCTTATTATCCGTGGTTTTGGTTTAGGCTTGCTGTCGGTACCGGTAAGTACCATGTCGCTCTCCACCCTAAAGGGTAAAGAAATAGGCCAGGGTGCAGCTTTTTCGGGGATGATGCGGCAGTTGGGCGGCTCGTTTGGTGTAGCATTAATATCAACTTTTGTTTCGAGGCAAACGCAGGTGCACCGAAGCAACCTGGTTAGCCATTTAGATGTAAATAGCCTTAACGTGCAACAACGCGTAATGCAAATGGCATCGGGCTTTAAGCGGGCAGGTACAGATAGCCTGACGGCCCGCCACATGGCTTATGCAGCTTTAGATGGCTCAGTGAGTAAGCAAGCAACACTACTATCATACATGGATGTTTTTTTGTGGGTAGGGGTCATGTTTTTGGTGTGTGTGCCCATAGTGCTCATATTTGTTAAAACTGCTAAGAGTAAAGTAAGCCTGGCTGATGCAGCTCACTAA
- a CDS encoding amino acid permease codes for MPIKPKLTRFDLTMIVISLIIGTGIFKSPGEVALRTGSPTLFFTAWIVGGLVTLCGALTFAEIGARYPNTGGFYKLFSYCYHPAFAFMINWGSVIATTASVAAVALIGAEYLNPILLPPSLQTTLGTKLTTTGLVLIVYLVNFWGIKMSARMQNLLTLFKVAMIVVLCLAIFRSDGSTVIEKGVVMASGNPVAAFGLGLVAVFFTFTGYQQTINFGGDVVEAKRNIPKGIFMGIAIVIVVYMAINFAYYKVLGMGGLQQNTGLAAKMASVVFGEVGSKITSVLMFISVLAYVNVNIMSVPRVYYAMADDGVLPPIFKRINERTQVQEFGMSFFVFSVILILLVVSSFGEVLNYAMFFECIGMSVAAMAIFILRKRTKELNNSGIYTIKWYPLVPLFFIAVYWFVTFSIFAASPKATLVCLGVFLLGLGIYYGATSYQKRSLGN; via the coding sequence ATGCCTATCAAACCCAAACTCACTCGTTTCGACCTAACCATGATCGTAATCAGCCTGATTATAGGCACGGGTATCTTTAAATCGCCGGGAGAGGTAGCACTGCGCACAGGCAGCCCAACGCTCTTTTTTACGGCCTGGATAGTAGGCGGCCTGGTAACCTTATGCGGGGCCCTCACCTTTGCCGAAATAGGTGCCCGATACCCTAACACAGGCGGCTTTTATAAATTATTTTCTTACTGTTATCATCCGGCTTTTGCCTTTATGATTAATTGGGGATCGGTTATTGCCACTACGGCCTCAGTAGCGGCTGTTGCACTGATCGGTGCCGAATACCTGAATCCCATTTTACTTCCCCCGAGTTTACAAACTACGTTAGGCACCAAGCTTACAACGACAGGATTGGTACTTATTGTTTACCTGGTTAACTTTTGGGGTATAAAAATGAGTGCCAGGATGCAAAACCTGCTCACGCTGTTTAAAGTAGCCATGATTGTGGTGCTCTGCCTGGCTATTTTCAGGAGTGATGGCAGCACTGTAATAGAAAAAGGCGTAGTTATGGCTTCTGGTAACCCGGTGGCAGCTTTTGGATTAGGCTTAGTAGCGGTTTTTTTTACATTTACGGGCTACCAGCAAACCATCAATTTTGGCGGCGATGTGGTAGAGGCTAAACGTAATATACCTAAAGGCATATTTATGGGGATAGCCATTGTAATTGTGGTTTACATGGCCATCAACTTTGCTTATTACAAGGTATTAGGCATGGGCGGCCTGCAGCAAAACACCGGACTTGCCGCTAAAATGGCCTCGGTGGTATTTGGCGAAGTTGGATCGAAGATTACCTCCGTACTTATGTTTATTTCGGTACTGGCTTATGTTAACGTAAATATTATGTCGGTACCCAGGGTATACTATGCCATGGCCGATGACGGCGTACTACCCCCGATTTTTAAGCGCATTAATGAGCGCACACAGGTACAGGAGTTTGGTATGAGCTTTTTTGTATTCAGCGTAATATTGATACTATTGGTGGTCAGTTCGTTTGGCGAAGTGCTTAACTACGCTATGTTTTTTGAATGCATAGGCATGAGCGTTGCTGCCATGGCTATTTTTATTTTACGCAAGCGCACTAAAGAATTGAACAACAGCGGCATCTATACCATTAAGTGGTACCCGCTGGTTCCGCTGTTTTTTATTGCTGTATACTGGTTTGTTACCTTCAGTATTTTTGCCGCCAGCCCCAAAGCTACACTGGTTTGCCTGGGTGTCTTTTTGCTGGGCCTGGGTATTTATTACGGGGCAACGAGTTATCAAAAAAGAAGTTTAGGTAACTGA
- a CDS encoding nuclear transport factor 2 family protein, translated as MKTLKSIVLGLALLVVTNIVKADEPTAAKITKNRAIATYVTTMTDGNSQGLEAVLDENVKFSSLRGNKLVNFDKADMLKFIDQNKNIKQACTTTTTEVDSNNDMTVMKVDMKYDNFTRTNYVTLTNTGDGWKITNVYSVFK; from the coding sequence ATGAAAACTTTAAAATCAATCGTATTAGGCTTAGCCTTATTAGTAGTAACCAATATAGTAAAAGCCGACGAGCCTACTGCTGCTAAAATAACAAAAAATCGTGCAATTGCAACTTACGTTACCACCATGACTGATGGTAACAGCCAGGGCTTAGAAGCCGTGCTTGACGAGAATGTTAAATTTAGCTCATTACGCGGCAACAAGTTAGTAAATTTTGACAAAGCAGACATGCTGAAATTTATTGACCAGAATAAAAACATTAAACAAGCCTGTACTACTACCACTACCGAAGTAGACAGCAACAATGATATGACCGTAATGAAAGTTGATATGAAATATGACAACTTTACCCGCACCAATTACGTAACACTGACTAATACTGGCGACGGCTGGAAAATCACCAACGTTTATTCAGTATTTAAATAA